One segment of Curtobacterium poinsettiae DNA contains the following:
- a CDS encoding putative protein N(5)-glutamine methyltransferase, which translates to MTHPARDALAARLRAAGSVFAEDEADLLLEAGDGEPVRLRTLVQRRLAGDPLEYVLGWAAFDGHRIRVTPGVFVPRARTTVVVEQAARRLQRYDRVVDLCCGAGAISVALFGRVGALDLVATDIDPDAVDAAAENIGDRGIVVAGDLFAPLPDRFRGAVAVIAVNAPYVPTASIELMPAEAREHEHRVALDGGADGLDLHRRIAAGAGEWLRPGGAVVIEVSEAQAETSAAAFTAAGFSTVVERDAEVDGTCVVATFP; encoded by the coding sequence GTGACCCACCCCGCGCGTGACGCCCTCGCGGCCCGGCTCCGGGCCGCGGGGAGCGTCTTCGCCGAGGACGAAGCCGACCTGCTGCTCGAGGCCGGTGACGGCGAGCCGGTGCGACTCCGCACCCTCGTGCAGCGTCGGCTGGCCGGAGATCCGCTCGAGTACGTACTCGGCTGGGCTGCCTTCGACGGGCACCGCATCCGGGTGACCCCCGGGGTCTTCGTGCCGCGAGCCCGCACCACGGTCGTCGTCGAGCAAGCTGCGCGTCGGCTGCAGCGCTACGACCGCGTGGTCGACCTGTGCTGCGGCGCCGGTGCGATCTCGGTGGCCCTGTTCGGTCGGGTCGGCGCGCTCGACCTCGTCGCCACGGACATCGACCCGGACGCCGTCGACGCCGCGGCCGAGAACATCGGCGACCGCGGCATCGTCGTCGCGGGTGACCTGTTCGCGCCGTTGCCCGATCGGTTCCGCGGGGCCGTGGCGGTCATCGCGGTGAACGCCCCGTACGTGCCGACGGCCTCGATCGAGCTCATGCCGGCAGAGGCCCGCGAGCACGAACACCGCGTCGCCCTCGACGGTGGTGCGGACGGCCTCGACCTGCACCGGCGGATCGCCGCGGGTGCGGGGGAGTGGCTCCGCCCCGGTGGTGCCGTCGTCATCGAGGTGTCCGAGGCCCAGGCCGAGACGTCCGCCGCTGCCTTCACGGCCGCGGGCTTCTCCACCGTGGTCGAACGGGACGCCGAGGTCGACGGCACCTGCGTCGTCGCGACCTTTCCCTGA
- a CDS encoding molybdopterin-dependent oxidoreductase, which produces MTTETTDEPIGRSTAGPSDGPNRPDGPVARRWTLIAAIVGVLAVAAFLGVAEFGALLLGGAGSPLVAVGSAVIDLAPPGAKDFMVAVFGTGDKVALFVLMTVIVIAISAGAGVLERVRPPFGALVFAAGGVLALLAVSTRSGSGTLDGAPTVLGIAAAVVVLRLLLQRLRRWEAAATVPTAAPRPASAERRTFLVWGVATATLAIVVGTASRLGSSAMQAAAAARRAVRLPAAATAAPAVPSGASLDVDGITPYITPNADFYRIDTALRVPQVDPADWSLRIHGAVENEITLTWDELLALPLEEHVATLSCVSNEVGGDLIGTARWLGYPIRELLARARPTADADMVLSRSIDGFSAGTPLDVLQDDGTAALLAVGMNGEPLPTEHGFPVRMVVPGLFGYVSATKWVTELEVTRSADAQGYWTPRGWSERGPVKLESRIDTPRNGSTVTAGKPVAIAGVAWQPHKGVKAVEVRVGGGDWQRAELADSVSADTWRQWVVRWTPTAGSHRIEVRATSADGEVQTSVDRPPAPNGATGWHTVTVDAR; this is translated from the coding sequence GTGACCACCGAGACGACGGACGAACCGATCGGTCGATCGACGGCGGGTCCGTCGGACGGCCCGAACAGGCCCGACGGCCCTGTGGCCCGACGCTGGACGCTGATCGCCGCGATCGTCGGCGTCCTGGCCGTCGCCGCGTTCCTCGGTGTCGCCGAGTTCGGGGCGCTGCTGCTCGGCGGAGCGGGCAGCCCCCTGGTCGCCGTCGGGTCCGCCGTCATCGACCTCGCTCCCCCGGGTGCCAAGGACTTCATGGTCGCCGTGTTCGGCACCGGGGACAAGGTCGCCCTCTTCGTGCTCATGACGGTGATCGTCATCGCGATCAGTGCCGGTGCCGGGGTCCTCGAACGTGTGCGGCCACCCTTCGGCGCCCTCGTGTTCGCCGCCGGGGGTGTGCTGGCGCTGCTCGCCGTCAGCACCCGCTCGGGCAGCGGGACGCTCGACGGCGCCCCGACGGTCCTCGGCATCGCGGCGGCCGTGGTCGTCCTGCGCCTGCTGCTCCAGCGGCTGCGCCGGTGGGAGGCCGCGGCGACCGTGCCGACGGCGGCACCGCGACCCGCCTCGGCGGAGCGCCGCACGTTCCTGGTCTGGGGGGTCGCGACGGCGACCCTCGCGATCGTGGTGGGCACCGCCTCCCGGCTGGGGTCGTCCGCGATGCAGGCGGCCGCTGCTGCCAGGCGGGCCGTCCGGCTGCCAGCCGCGGCGACCGCTGCACCGGCGGTCCCCTCGGGTGCGTCGCTCGACGTCGACGGCATCACCCCCTACATCACACCGAACGCCGACTTCTACCGGATCGACACGGCCCTGCGCGTCCCGCAGGTCGATCCGGCCGACTGGTCGCTCCGCATCCACGGCGCGGTCGAGAACGAGATCACGCTGACGTGGGACGAGCTGCTCGCGCTGCCCCTCGAGGAGCACGTGGCGACCCTGAGCTGCGTGTCGAACGAGGTGGGTGGTGACCTCATCGGCACGGCCCGCTGGCTGGGCTACCCGATCCGGGAGCTCCTCGCCCGGGCACGTCCGACGGCCGACGCCGACATGGTGCTCTCACGGAGCATCGACGGGTTCTCCGCCGGCACCCCGCTCGACGTGCTGCAGGACGACGGCACCGCGGCGCTGCTCGCGGTCGGGATGAACGGCGAGCCCCTGCCGACCGAGCACGGGTTCCCGGTACGCATGGTCGTGCCGGGCCTGTTCGGGTACGTCTCAGCCACGAAGTGGGTCACCGAGCTCGAGGTCACCCGGTCCGCCGACGCGCAGGGCTACTGGACACCGCGCGGCTGGTCGGAACGTGGCCCGGTCAAGCTCGAGTCCCGCATCGACACACCCCGGAACGGTTCGACCGTGACCGCGGGCAAGCCGGTTGCGATCGCGGGGGTCGCGTGGCAGCCGCACAAGGGTGTGAAGGCCGTCGAGGTCCGCGTCGGAGGCGGCGACTGGCAGCGCGCCGAACTCGCCGACTCGGTCTCCGCGGACACCTGGCGGCAGTGGGTGGTGCGGTGGACGCCGACCGCCGGCTCGCACCGCATCGAGGTGCGTGCGACCAGTGCGGACGGCGAGGTGCAGACGAGCGTGGACCGGCCGCCGGCGCCGAACGGTGCGACGGGCTGGCACACGGTGACGGTCGACGCGCGCTGA